From the Candidatus Binatia bacterium genome, the window GGAAGCAGACCCTCGGGCGTGCTGGAAATAAGAAGAATCCAGGAGTTCGGCGGGGGCTCCTCGAGAACTTTCAGAAGCGCGTTTTGTGCAGCGGTAGTGAGCGCTTCAGCTCGTTCCACCACTGCAACCCGTGGCTTTGCCTCCGGCGACGCGAGCGCGAGAAACTTTTTGAGCTCTCGCGCTCGCTCGATGCTGATTTCTCGCTTGCCTGCGGGCACCGCAATCCACAGGAGCTCGGGATAAGTGCCGGCGGCAAGTTGCACGCAAGTGGAACAGCTTCCGCACGCCTCGGGGTTGTCGCGGGCATTGGGGCAGCTCAACCACGCTGTCCATGCGCGCGCAAGGCTGCGCTTGCCCACACCTGGCGGTCCAATGAAGAGCATCGTTTGTGCGGCCCGTCCACTGCGCACCCGCTCTTGCAGGTTCTCCCTGAGCGCATCGAGACCAAGCAAGTCGGCGAAGCGAATCAATTTTGGGCGAGACATTGGTCGATTGCTTGAAGGACCTGTGCGTGAACCTCATCCGGAGATGCGCCGGTGTCGATCACAACAAAGTTGCTGCCTGGCTCGCGGGCCAGGGCCAGGAAGCCCGCACGCACCCGCTCATGGAAAGCGAGCGACTCGCGGTGGAAGCGATCGTCACGGCCGGCGCGTCGAAGACCGACATCGACTGAGCAGTCGAGTAAGATGACTAAGTCGGGTGTCACCCCTTGGCGCGCAACTGCATCGAGTTGGCGAACGAGCTGCAAATCGAGACCTCTGCCGTAACCCTGATACGCGAGGGTGGAAGCCGAAAAACGATCACACAGAACGATCTTCCGCGCGAGAATTGCCGGGCGAACCACGGTGGTCACGTGCTCGGCACGGTCGGCGAGATAGAGGAAAAGCTCCGTCCAAGCCGTGGGGGGCTGCCCTTGACTGTTCATCAAGAGCTCGCGGATCCGCTGGCCAATCTCCGTTCCGCCGGGTTCCGCCGTCTGCAGGACTGCTTGTCCCCGAGCTTCCAACGCTTGCGCAGCTCGTTTGAGATGCGTGGACTTTCCGGACCCTTCCACTCCCTCGAAAACAATCAGGCGGCCGCGGCTAGTCACTCGACGTCTCTCGCCCGAGAACCAACTCGATGCCGTACAAGAGTTGCGTTCCGGTAAACGGCTTGGTGATGTAGTAGTCCGCCCCGAACTGGTATCCCTGCACGACATCTTCGTCCGCCGTTTTGGCTGTGACGAGGATCACCGGGATGCGCGCTGTTTCGTACCGCTCTTTGAGCTGTTGCAAAACTTCGAGGCCGCTCATCCCCGGCATCATGATGTCGAGCAGGATGAGATCTGGCGGCATTTGCAGGACCAGCTCCAGAGCCTCGGGGCCGCTTGTTGCTTCCACGACCTCGTAACCCTTGGGTTCCAAGATGCCGCGCGTGATGACGAGGCTGTCAGGGTTATCGTCAACCACGAGGATGCGAGTTGCCATACGCTGAATCGTGCTGCGATGCTGTTGGTTGTCTTCTCGAGCCCCAGGAAGCGCCGAACCTTGAGGCCATATACCTTGTCGCGCTGGTGTATGAAAGACGGATCTCTTGAAAAGTTAGCCAAGTTACGTCACTTCACGGCTGCTTTTGGCGGGGGAGCGGATCCGCAGCAATGCCCGAGGCAAGGATTAGGCGCGCATCTCGTTTGCGGGAGCCCACCATCTCACGCGCCTCAATTGGCCCAGGTGGAGCCGGTTCGTTGAAGCGGATCCCGTCAACTTAAGAGTCTAGTGCCTGGTTCCAATACACGTGCACTGAGCCATCGCCTTGCCAGCGCACGAGGGCTTCGACCTCAGCGCTGCCGCCGCCCCAGCCTCGCCCGTTCGAGCGGATACGGACGGTAGTAGCGTCTACCGTCGCGAGGCGAACCAGGAAGGCGCGCCCCTCAGTGCCGAAAGGCATCCACTCGTGAGGACTACGCAGGAGGCTGCCGTCATCCGCCGTGCCGCTGATCCCGTCCGGCCCGCGTGTCGCACAGGCGGCGGATGCACAGCTCTGGATGGCCGCTAAGGCGTAGTGCAGCCCAGCTTCGGCGACGTAAAAGGCATCTAACTCCCTGCGGAGGTTTTGCGCCAACACTTGGTCGGTATACGCTTGCAAATAGAGCCACGACACGAGGGGAAGCAGCAGACCGACCCAGCCGAGCACCACGACCAGGGCGGCCCCGTGCTGCGCCCGGATGAGGGGCGCGGTTCCTATTCCTATCGGTTGCGCCGCGCCGTGGCAATGCATGTTGCGACAGTTCCGCGCAGCGTGGGTTCGGGTAACTGCGCGGCCCATTCGGTAGTTAACTGCAACCGCATGAAGCCGATCGAGCTGTTAGAGGTTCCCTCCGAAGGCACAGGCGTGCCGGTGGGATCAAAGTATGTGAGCACGAAACCATCGGACGGAACATTGGAGAGCCACGGTTGCGGGCTGGCGTTCTGCGTGGCACGCGTCACGGCGGAGCGCCCGCTGTCCCACCGGTATGCGATTCGTTCGTGGAGACCGGCCGTAGTCCCGTCCCCATCTAGGTCGGCGCGGAGCTCGACTGACTGTACGGCGGCATTTGCCACTCCATCGATGGGTTCCCCTGCCGCACTGTACCCCGCGATTCGCCACTCCCGCGCCAGCATGTCGAGTGCGAGAAAATTTGTTTGCATCGCCTCGCGCTTCACCTCTTGAAGACGCAGCAATCCCAGAACACTCCGAGTGAAGCTTATTGCGCTTGTGCACACCACGTGGATCAGCAGCAATGCCAGAAGCACTTCAATGATCGACATGGCTTACCCTCCGCCCGACCTCGGCCGATAGATCAGCGTGCGGAGCTCTAGCCGCTGCTCGCTATGCCCTGACCATTGGATCGTGGCGACCACTTCGTCCAGGTCCGGACGATCTTCAAAAGGCCGGATGTCGACGCTTTGCTGGTAGCCGTCCTCCCGCGGGCACACGGTGAAAGTCGGGCCCACGTGGGCTTGCTCGATTGCGTTGACCGCCAGGACGAGGGCCCGCGACAGCCTCTCGGCCATGGTGGAGAGTTCACGCACGCGTAACAGGGTTAAACATAGAAGAGCGGCCGTGGCCCCCAAGATGGCGGTGGCCACCGCGACTTCAATGAGCGAAATACCGAGTTCTGAGCGAAGTTTCATTGCAAACGCACCCGGCCAGCAATGTCCACGATGATGTGCTTTTCCTCTCCGAAGCCGTTGCGCAGCACCACGGTACCAAAAGTGGCTGCATTGCCCCGCGGCTTAAAGGCAATGGCTTGGCCGCTGGCATTGCAACTGACAACTCTGACTCCCGCGGGGAGGGCCACCG encodes:
- a CDS encoding DNA polymerase III subunit produces the protein MSRPKLIRFADLLGLDALRENLQERVRSGRAAQTMLFIGPPGVGKRSLARAWTAWLSCPNARDNPEACGSCSTCVQLAAGTYPELLWIAVPAGKREISIERARELKKFLALASPEAKPRVAVVERAEALTTAAQNALLKVLEEPPPNSWILLISSTPEGLLPTVRSRCQRIAVPPLPPHLLREALVRHGLSSAEIDPLVPLAEGSVGRALELRESVSVDFARKAANFLATLGQARYAAIAQFVEELSRPESALEPRLQMVLAMLREQATEFSTENLPGARIASARAQVVLRAWRTLREGYPNRTLLLEAMLLEMAQVQP
- the tmk gene encoding dTMP kinase codes for the protein MTSRGRLIVFEGVEGSGKSTHLKRAAQALEARGQAVLQTAEPGGTEIGQRIRELLMNSQGQPPTAWTELFLYLADRAEHVTTVVRPAILARKIVLCDRFSASTLAYQGYGRGLDLQLVRQLDAVARQGVTPDLVILLDCSVDVGLRRAGRDDRFHRESLAFHERVRAGFLALAREPGSNFVVIDTGASPDEVHAQVLQAIDQCLAQN
- a CDS encoding response regulator produces the protein MATRILVVDDNPDSLVITRGILEPKGYEVVEATSGPEALELVLQMPPDLILLDIMMPGMSGLEVLQQLKERYETARIPVILVTAKTADEDVVQGYQFGADYYITKPFTGTQLLYGIELVLGRETSSD